In Sphingobacterium sp. SRCM116780, the genomic stretch TAGATCGACTAACTGGTTTTATTGGTCTAATTGATTACTTAAGTGAGAAAGTTGATCTTTGGACTTCACTTTATACTGGAATTCCTCAAAAAAAATATTCCGATGCAGAGGGTATTCGGATTAACGAAATCTTTCAATATACATTTGAGCATTTTGCGGACAAAATATCGCTGGAAGATATCTCAGGTATTGCGCATATGACTCCTCATGCTTTTTGTAAATATTTTAAAAAACATACCCGAAAAACATATATTACCTTTCTGAATGAGATCCGGATAGAACAAGCGTGTAAGATGCTTATTCATGAGCTTTCGGAAAACGTATCGGATGTGGCCTTTAAGACTGGCTTTAATAATGTCGTGAATTTTAATCGGGTATTTAAAAAAATTACGAAGCAATCTCCAAGTGAATACCTTGCTCAGCATAAAATAAAAGATATTAACTAATCAATACCTTTAATGAAAACCAATTTTCTACCCTTAGTTTTTACCGTTCTCTTTTTATTATTGTTTCAGTCCATTTTTGCTCAAAAATATGAGGTGGATACGTTACAGTACCAAGGTACGAGCAAAGACATTGTCAACCTCGTTATCCTTGGTGATGGTTATACACAAAATCAATTGACGGATTTTGAAGAGGATGCGAAACGCTTCACGACTTATTTTTTTCAAACAGAACCTTTTCGTCAGTACAGCAATTACTTTAATGTATTTGCAATAAAAACCATATCAAAGGAGTCTGGAGCGACACATGCTGGTCAGGCAACTGATTGTGTGCATGGCGATATAGACTTGAGTAATTTTCCTGCTCGATTTAACCAGTTTACGAAGAAATACCCAGTTCCAATTACATCACCGAATACAATCTTTGGAAGTAGTTTTGATAATGGTGGATTGCACCGATTAGTGGTTCCTCAGAAGAATGAGGTTATTGAGGAGATTTTAAAAACGCACATTCCAAATTATACACAAGTTGTTATCTTGGTGAATTCTCCTTTTTATGGTGGTTCTGGAGGAAAATACGCTACAGCAACAGTTAATTTTATGAGTAATGATATTGCCGTACATGAGATCGGACATTCCTTTGCTATTTTAGCAGACGAATATTGGGCAGGAAATCAATATGCGATAGAAGGACCGAATCGTACACAAGAGTCTGATCCGACAAAGGTTCCCTGGAAACGTTGGATTGGAACTCAGGATATCGGAGTTTATTCTTATGGTGGAAAAGAATCAAAATCAACCTGGTTTAGGCCTCACGAGTTTTGTAAAATGCAATACTTAGTGGCACCTTTTTGTGCAGTGTGTCAAGAAACTTTTGTCGAAACGATTCACCATAAAACAAATCCTATCGTAAATACAAAACCGCAAGTGGGAACCGTTGTTGATACGGATCTTATCCAAGCTTTCTCTTTAAAACTATTAAAACCTTCACCCAACACACTAGAGGTTAAATGGTATTTGAATGAGGAATTGATTGGACAAGATATAGACTCTATTTATCTGAATCCAGGCATGCTTACTTTGGGGACAAATAGATTAAAAGCTGTTGTGAAAGATACCACTTTATTGGTTCGTAATGAATCTCACCAGAAGCATACTTATGAAAAAGAATGGTCTATTATGAATGAAAATGACCATCCACCAACAGCGCCTTTATCTACTTGGGGAGATACGCTGCAAACTTGTTTTAACGGAGGACAGGTATTGAGTGTCAAAAATGCAAGTCGAGGATTGCGTTATAATTGGTATACAGATGCTGATACAACAACCCCTATCTTAACAGGAACAAATGTTACGGTAAATCATGTGAAAGCAAATGCGGCTTATTATGTGGAGAGTGTTTGGAAAGATAAAAAATCCGTACGCAATAAAGTTTTATTACAAGTATTTGATGAAATTGAAAGGCCAATAGGTGCCACCGTCAAACTAGATAAGAAACTAAATAAAATTCGTATCACATTGAAAGATAAACCAGATGATCGTTACAATTATTTATGGTGTAAAGAAGATGGTACGTCGTTGTATGAGTGGGATGAATTTAATGGAGAATATGTGCCCCCTAAAGGTAGTAACAATATTTTTTTCATGGACAGATCTAATAGTGAATCTAAAATATATGTGGTGAAAGTGGATAAATTAACCACTTGTCGGAGCGAGAGATTAGAAATTTTAATACCAGAGTTTTAATTTACATTTTTAATAAGTAACTTTATAGTTATTAAGCCAATTA encodes the following:
- a CDS encoding AraC family transcriptional regulator; translated protein: MKVVQFTVPVPNQGSVCVQEDLLLEFYNNYHRHKEIQVTYILKGQGTFLIGNFTHQFKEDEIYIVDANEPHMFKRTELLTETMSESTDQEQIHAIHVFFDYNNFKDFLQLPELGQVRFFLENISVSKKLDVEPGSSIKRKFLQINEAEGLDRLTGFIGLIDYLSEKVDLWTSLYTGIPQKKYSDAEGIRINEIFQYTFEHFADKISLEDISGIAHMTPHAFCKYFKKHTRKTYITFLNEIRIEQACKMLIHELSENVSDVAFKTGFNNVVNFNRVFKKITKQSPSEYLAQHKIKDIN
- a CDS encoding M64 family metallopeptidase; translated protein: MKTNFLPLVFTVLFLLLFQSIFAQKYEVDTLQYQGTSKDIVNLVILGDGYTQNQLTDFEEDAKRFTTYFFQTEPFRQYSNYFNVFAIKTISKESGATHAGQATDCVHGDIDLSNFPARFNQFTKKYPVPITSPNTIFGSSFDNGGLHRLVVPQKNEVIEEILKTHIPNYTQVVILVNSPFYGGSGGKYATATVNFMSNDIAVHEIGHSFAILADEYWAGNQYAIEGPNRTQESDPTKVPWKRWIGTQDIGVYSYGGKESKSTWFRPHEFCKMQYLVAPFCAVCQETFVETIHHKTNPIVNTKPQVGTVVDTDLIQAFSLKLLKPSPNTLEVKWYLNEELIGQDIDSIYLNPGMLTLGTNRLKAVVKDTTLLVRNESHQKHTYEKEWSIMNENDHPPTAPLSTWGDTLQTCFNGGQVLSVKNASRGLRYNWYTDADTTTPILTGTNVTVNHVKANAAYYVESVWKDKKSVRNKVLLQVFDEIERPIGATVKLDKKLNKIRITLKDKPDDRYNYLWCKEDGTSLYEWDEFNGEYVPPKGSNNIFFMDRSNSESKIYVVKVDKLTTCRSERLEILIPEF